The Hymenobacter baengnokdamensis genome includes a region encoding these proteins:
- the tal gene encoding transaldolase — protein MNPLVDIRRLDQSLWLDFISRKVLTNGELKKRIDEDALRGVTSNPAIFEKAIGGSADYDDTIAAQARQGKSAEEIYVGLAVADVQAACDLFRPLYDSHDNSSDGYVSLEVSPKLAHDTAGTIAEGRQLWKDVSRPNVMIKVPATLEGLPAIRQLISEGINVNVTLIFGLDRYKAVAEAFISGLEDRVKAGQSLASIDSVASFFLSRIDVLIDPQLEKMAAEGGEKGQLAQSLVGEVALASAKEAYQLYKGIFAGARWEALASKGAHTQRLLWASTGNKNPKYDDLKYVENLIGPKTVNTIPVETMDIFKQKGHPADRLEQGLAKAQQVLRDLPKVGLDLDAQTAQLEKEGVQKFIEPFGKLIDSVEKKRQAAVAAAKQSA, from the coding sequence ATGAACCCACTTGTTGATATCCGCCGCCTCGACCAAAGCCTCTGGCTCGACTTTATTAGCCGTAAAGTTCTGACAAACGGCGAGTTGAAAAAGCGTATCGACGAAGATGCCCTGCGCGGCGTGACGTCGAACCCCGCCATCTTTGAAAAAGCCATCGGCGGCTCGGCCGATTACGACGACACCATCGCGGCGCAGGCCCGGCAGGGTAAGTCGGCCGAAGAAATCTACGTGGGCCTGGCCGTGGCCGACGTGCAGGCGGCCTGCGACCTGTTTCGGCCGCTCTACGACAGCCACGACAACTCCAGCGATGGCTACGTGAGCCTGGAAGTATCGCCCAAGCTGGCCCACGACACCGCCGGCACTATTGCCGAAGGCCGCCAGCTATGGAAAGATGTGAGCCGGCCCAACGTGATGATAAAAGTGCCCGCTACGCTGGAAGGCCTGCCGGCTATTCGCCAGCTTATTTCGGAGGGCATTAACGTAAACGTGACGCTGATTTTTGGGCTGGACCGCTACAAGGCCGTAGCCGAGGCGTTTATCTCGGGCCTGGAAGACCGCGTTAAAGCCGGGCAGTCACTGGCCAGTATCGATTCGGTAGCCAGCTTCTTCCTGAGCCGCATTGATGTGCTGATTGACCCGCAGCTGGAAAAAATGGCGGCCGAGGGCGGCGAAAAAGGACAGCTGGCGCAGTCGCTGGTAGGCGAAGTGGCCCTGGCCAGCGCCAAGGAAGCTTACCAGCTGTACAAAGGGATTTTTGCCGGGGCGCGCTGGGAAGCGCTGGCCAGCAAAGGTGCTCACACGCAGCGCCTGCTGTGGGCCAGCACCGGCAACAAAAACCCCAAGTACGACGACCTGAAATACGTCGAGAATCTCATCGGGCCAAAAACTGTGAACACGATTCCGGTGGAGACAATGGATATTTTCAAGCAGAAAGGCCACCCCGCCGACCGCCTCGAACAAGGCCTCGCTAAAGCGCAGCAGGTGCTGCGCGACCTGCCCAAAGTCGGCCTTGACCTCGACGCCCAAACCGCTCAGCTGGAGAAGGAAGGCGTGCAGAAGTTCATCGAGCCCTTCGGCAAGCTGATTGACTCGGTGGAGAAAAAACGCCAGGCGGCGGTAGCTGCTGCCAAGCAGTCGGCGTAG
- a CDS encoding imm11 family protein, producing MVFFLSPLDSKSVAVACPPVDTPASYKLIDQLDGLTTLPFDLVLQDILFEKNRSRRSSELGKLKHLWLDYQPNSLVWPIFSERLKNLLDNQIISEKPFDWLSVTIRQNSKVSRQYYLLRFIKQQDVLNMEQSVFAGRNADFLVKPVFDVKKIENLTIFGARKDFWQITSGIYVSQKVKDAAKAQGLVGLNFESVGTV from the coding sequence ATGGTCTTCTTCTTATCACCACTGGATAGTAAGAGTGTCGCTGTTGCATGTCCTCCTGTCGACACACCAGCTTCCTATAAACTTATAGACCAACTAGATGGCTTAACCACTCTTCCCTTCGACCTAGTCCTCCAGGATATTCTTTTTGAAAAGAACCGCTCACGAAGGTCGAGTGAACTAGGTAAATTAAAGCATTTATGGCTCGATTACCAACCAAATAGTTTAGTCTGGCCTATTTTCTCTGAGCGACTCAAAAACCTGCTTGATAACCAAATTATTAGTGAAAAGCCATTCGATTGGCTTTCTGTTACCATTAGGCAAAACAGCAAGGTTTCCAGGCAGTATTATTTGCTAAGATTTATCAAGCAGCAAGATGTACTCAATATGGAGCAATCTGTTTTTGCTGGCAGAAACGCTGATTTTTTAGTAAAGCCTGTTTTCGATGTCAAAAAGATAGAAAACCTTACTATTTTTGGCGCGCGAAAAGACTTCTGGCAAATAACCTCTGGCATTTATGTAAGCCAGAAGGTTAAGGATGCAGCTAAGGCTCAGGGTTTAGTCGGTTTGAATTTTGAAAGTGTGGGGACAGTATAA
- a CDS encoding L-ribulose-5-phosphate 4-epimerase — MSQYQALKETCYEANMQLPALGLVLFTFGNASVVDREHSVFAIKPSGVPYATLRPEDIVIVDLEGKVVEGSKRPSSDTKTHALLFQQWPHIGGIVHTHSTYATAWAQAQLDIPILGTTHADHLTVDVPCAPPMRDELILGDYEHQTGWQIIQEFEKRGLSPREVEMILVGNHAPFTWGDTVEKAVYNSAVLEEVARLAYLSCTLRPGVARLKDALINKHYERKHGANSYYGQ; from the coding sequence ATGAGTCAATACCAAGCCCTGAAAGAAACCTGCTACGAGGCCAATATGCAGCTGCCGGCCCTCGGGCTGGTGCTCTTTACCTTCGGCAACGCCAGCGTGGTTGACCGAGAACATAGTGTTTTTGCTATAAAGCCCAGCGGCGTGCCCTACGCCACGCTCAGGCCCGAGGACATCGTGATTGTCGATTTGGAGGGCAAGGTAGTGGAGGGCAGCAAGCGGCCCAGCAGCGACACCAAGACCCACGCGCTGCTCTTCCAGCAGTGGCCCCACATCGGGGGTATCGTGCACACGCACAGCACCTACGCCACGGCCTGGGCCCAGGCGCAGCTCGATATTCCCATTCTCGGCACGACTCACGCCGACCACCTTACGGTGGATGTGCCCTGTGCCCCACCCATGCGCGATGAGCTGATACTGGGCGACTACGAGCACCAGACCGGCTGGCAAATTATTCAGGAGTTCGAGAAGCGCGGCCTCTCGCCCCGCGAAGTGGAGATGATACTCGTGGGCAACCACGCGCCTTTTACCTGGGGCGACACCGTGGAGAAAGCCGTTTACAATAGCGCGGTGCTGGAAGAAGTGGCCCGGCTGGCCTACCTCAGCTGCACGCTGCGGCCCGGCGTGGCGCGCCTGAAAGACGCGCTGATTAACAAGCACTACGAGCGCAAGCACGGCGCTAATTCTTACTACGGGCAGTAG
- a CDS encoding MFS transporter, whose amino-acid sequence MTATTKSRLAVSAFFFLPGLCFASWASRIPDISAKLGLNSGQLGQLLLAIPAGSLASLPLAGWLVHTWGSRRTVLLASVLYAGFLPLLGWAGSFWTLAPALALFGLAGNLLNIAVNTQAIGMQQFYGKPIMGSFHGLWSLAGFLGGALGTVLIGWHQSPLHHFLLVLGLCLLLAASAFGYTLRADVGGEATSGLSLRRPDPYLLRIGLIAFCGMMSEGAMFDWAGVYFQKVVRPDPTLVTAGYVACMSTMALGRFLSDYFTHRFGTVRMLQISSGLIVSGLTLAVALPYLVPAVCGFLLIGFGIASVVPLSYSAAGRATSVSPGVALALVSTIGFLGFLLGPPLIGFLAQLFTLRVALGCVAVVALGIGVLAALLKAEPAAATPLATEVAL is encoded by the coding sequence ATGACGGCAACTACCAAGAGCCGGTTGGCGGTGAGCGCCTTCTTTTTCTTGCCCGGCCTGTGTTTTGCAAGCTGGGCCTCGCGCATTCCCGATATCAGCGCCAAGCTGGGATTGAACTCCGGGCAGCTGGGCCAGCTGCTGCTGGCGATTCCGGCCGGGTCGCTGGCTTCGCTGCCGCTGGCGGGCTGGCTGGTGCACACCTGGGGCAGCCGACGCACGGTGCTGCTTGCTTCGGTGCTCTACGCGGGCTTTCTGCCGCTGCTGGGCTGGGCGGGCAGCTTCTGGACGCTGGCCCCGGCGCTGGCTTTGTTTGGCCTGGCCGGCAACCTGCTCAATATTGCGGTGAATACCCAGGCCATTGGTATGCAGCAGTTTTACGGCAAGCCCATCATGGGTTCGTTTCACGGGCTCTGGAGCCTGGCGGGGTTTCTGGGTGGGGCACTGGGCACGGTGCTTATCGGCTGGCACCAGTCGCCGCTGCACCACTTTTTGCTGGTACTGGGGCTGTGCCTGCTGCTGGCCGCGTCAGCCTTCGGCTATACCCTGCGCGCCGACGTGGGCGGCGAAGCAACGAGCGGCCTCTCGCTGCGCCGGCCCGACCCCTACCTGCTGCGCATCGGCCTGATTGCCTTCTGCGGCATGATGAGCGAGGGCGCCATGTTTGACTGGGCCGGCGTATACTTTCAGAAAGTAGTGCGCCCCGACCCTACGCTGGTAACGGCCGGCTACGTGGCCTGCATGAGCACGATGGCGCTGGGCCGCTTTCTCTCCGATTATTTTACCCACCGCTTCGGCACGGTGCGGATGCTGCAAATCAGCAGCGGACTCATTGTTAGCGGCTTAACGCTGGCCGTAGCCCTGCCCTACCTGGTACCCGCCGTATGCGGCTTTCTGCTGATTGGCTTCGGTATTGCCTCGGTGGTACCGCTTTCGTACAGCGCCGCCGGGCGGGCCACCAGCGTATCGCCGGGCGTGGCGCTGGCCCTGGTTTCCACTATCGGCTTCCTGGGCTTTCTGCTCGGGCCGCCGCTGATTGGCTTTCTGGCCCAGCTGTTTACGCTGCGCGTGGCCCTGGGCTGCGTGGCAGTTGTGGCCCTGGGTATCGGCGTGCTGGCGGCGCTGCTCAAAGCTGAGCCCGCAGCAGCAACCCCGCTCGCAACTGAGGTTGCGCTTTAG
- a CDS encoding fatty acid desaturase: MPTAPTAYTPTAEPVSHHVRARQLLKAHPEVKRLMTRNTTTALITAGCVAVQVAMTYLLHGHAWYWSLAASYLLGAFVCHTLFVIVHEATHNLVFKSQWANAAVGIAANLPMVIPTAMSFRKYHLKHHSALGHFDHDADLPDHYEARLIQHYAIGKAIWLFFFPVFQVVRTFRCRSVVPFDKYIAANWIAQILFNVGMYLWLGPAAFLYLFFSFWFSVSLHPVGARWIQEHYLVLSPEQETTSYYGRLNSVHLNIGYHNEHHDLPGVPWNNLPKLRQLAPEFYEPLLHHTSYTKVLLRFLFDQELSLYSRLVRGLPAESKPAPVAN, translated from the coding sequence ATGCCCACCGCCCCCACCGCTTATACTCCAACCGCCGAGCCGGTTTCGCACCATGTGCGCGCCCGCCAGCTGCTTAAGGCGCACCCCGAGGTGAAGCGCCTGATGACCCGTAACACGACCACGGCCCTCATCACGGCCGGCTGCGTGGCGGTGCAGGTGGCCATGACCTACCTGCTGCACGGCCACGCCTGGTACTGGTCGCTGGCTGCGTCGTACCTGCTGGGGGCTTTTGTGTGCCATACGCTCTTCGTGATTGTGCACGAGGCCACGCACAACCTGGTTTTTAAAAGTCAGTGGGCCAATGCCGCTGTCGGTATTGCGGCCAACCTGCCGATGGTGATTCCGACGGCCATGAGCTTTCGCAAGTACCACCTCAAGCACCACTCGGCCCTTGGCCATTTCGACCACGATGCCGACCTGCCCGACCACTACGAGGCCCGGCTTATTCAGCACTATGCCATTGGTAAAGCCATCTGGCTGTTCTTTTTTCCGGTATTTCAGGTGGTGCGGACGTTCCGCTGCCGCAGCGTGGTGCCGTTCGATAAGTACATCGCGGCCAATTGGATAGCACAGATTCTGTTCAACGTGGGCATGTACCTGTGGCTGGGCCCGGCGGCGTTTCTATACCTGTTTTTCAGCTTCTGGTTTTCGGTGAGTCTGCATCCGGTAGGCGCCCGCTGGATTCAGGAGCACTACCTCGTGCTGAGCCCCGAGCAGGAAACCACCTCGTACTACGGTCGCCTCAACTCGGTGCACCTCAATATTGGCTACCACAACGAGCACCACGACCTGCCCGGCGTGCCGTGGAACAACCTGCCCAAGCTGCGCCAGCTGGCCCCCGAGTTTTACGAGCCGCTGCTGCACCATACCAGCTATACAAAAGTGCTGCTGCGCTTCCTGTTCGACCAGGAACTGTCGCTGTATTCGCGCCTGGTGCGCGGCCTGCCGGCCGAAAGCAAGCCTGCCCCTGTCGCCAATTAG
- a CDS encoding LacI family DNA-binding transcriptional regulator yields the protein MSSAKKKSIHPIPPAVSMADLARELGVSMTTVSRALSDHHSIGAATKERVRQLAQKLNYQPNHLAAALRKGQSRLLGVVVPYIEGKFFPSVIQGIEQAASKAGFSVIVCQSHEEVLLERRNVETLLSAQVAGVLVSLARNTLDYQHFDKVRSRGIPLVFFDRTPAAGPVNAVVLNDHAGAFQATSHLLAQGCRRIAHLTGPPHLTIYQHRRQGYLDALAAYGIAPDEALLLTSDMSTEAGAQATRQLLTLATPIDAVFAAGDSAILGALQVLKAQRIRVPQAVALAGFSNELFTTITEPQLTSVDQRCEAMGAAAVRLFLELAAAPHAPLAPRQVVLEPELFVRESSQRGQDAEGPARLASI from the coding sequence ATGAGTTCTGCTAAAAAGAAATCTATTCACCCCATACCGCCCGCCGTGTCGATGGCCGACCTGGCCCGCGAGCTGGGCGTGTCGATGACCACCGTATCGCGGGCGCTGAGCGACCACCACAGCATCGGGGCCGCCACCAAGGAGCGCGTGCGGCAGCTGGCCCAGAAGCTCAACTATCAGCCCAACCACCTGGCCGCTGCCCTGCGCAAAGGCCAGAGCCGCCTGCTGGGTGTAGTGGTGCCCTACATCGAAGGCAAGTTCTTTCCGTCGGTTATTCAGGGTATCGAGCAGGCGGCCAGCAAGGCCGGCTTTAGCGTTATCGTGTGCCAGTCGCACGAAGAGGTGCTGCTGGAGCGCCGTAACGTCGAGACCCTGCTCAGCGCCCAGGTGGCCGGCGTGCTCGTGTCGCTGGCCCGCAACACCCTCGACTATCAGCACTTCGATAAAGTGCGCAGCCGGGGTATTCCGCTGGTATTTTTTGACCGCACGCCCGCTGCCGGCCCCGTTAATGCAGTGGTGCTCAACGACCACGCGGGGGCTTTTCAGGCTACCAGCCACTTGCTGGCCCAGGGCTGCCGCCGCATTGCGCACCTGACGGGCCCGCCGCACCTCACCATTTACCAGCACCGCCGCCAGGGCTACCTCGACGCGCTGGCGGCCTACGGTATCGCCCCCGACGAGGCCCTGCTACTCACCTCCGATATGAGCACTGAGGCCGGGGCCCAGGCCACGCGCCAGCTGCTGACCCTGGCCACTCCCATCGACGCCGTATTCGCGGCCGGCGACTCGGCTATTCTGGGGGCGCTCCAGGTTTTAAAGGCGCAGCGCATCCGCGTGCCGCAGGCTGTTGCCCTGGCCGGCTTCAGCAACGAGCTGTTTACTACTATTACCGAGCCACAGCTTACGTCCGTCGACCAGCGCTGTGAGGCGATGGGCGCAGCGGCCGTGCGGTTGTTTCTAGAGCTGGCCGCTGCGCCCCATGCTCCGCTTGCCCCGCGCCAGGTGGTGCTGGAGCCCGAGCTGTTTGTGCGGGAGTCGTCGCAGCGGGGGCAAGACGCTGAAGGCCCGGCCCGGCTTGCTTCGATATAA
- a CDS encoding aldose epimerase family protein, producing MSSSFQFGLLATGLGGALLLASCSSQPTARQPISTPAAADSVATQPSSTSMPTTTSFGKANDGTETQLFTLTNAHGMQASISTFGGTLTSLLVPDKAGKLSDVILGFDDISGYQSPAFRKANPYFGALIGRYGNRIAQGRFTIDGHAYQVSVNDGPNSLHGGKVGFNQKIWQGEAGTSADGQTVTLHYLSQDGEEGYPGNLRVSVVYTLTADNALRIAYTATTDKATPVNLTNHTYFNLALGQSKDVLAHQMIIPADRYTVVDATLIPTGELRPVKGTPFDFTTPHAIGERLAQVPGGYDHNWVLNKASGRHSAATVYEPTTGRTLEVTTDEPGVQFYTGNFLDGSLTGKGGIVYGKHAGFCLETQHFPDSPNQPNFPNTVLKPGETYHTATTYTFGVRK from the coding sequence ATGTCAAGTTCTTTCCAATTTGGCCTGCTCGCCACGGGGCTGGGTGGAGCGTTGCTGCTGGCGTCGTGCAGCTCGCAGCCCACGGCCCGCCAGCCCATTAGTACTCCCGCTGCCGCCGACTCGGTAGCCACTCAGCCTTCTTCTACGTCTATGCCCACTACCACTTCCTTCGGCAAAGCCAACGATGGCACCGAAACCCAGCTCTTTACCCTCACCAATGCCCACGGAATGCAGGCCAGCATCAGCACTTTCGGCGGCACGCTCACCAGCCTGCTCGTGCCCGACAAAGCCGGTAAGCTGAGTGATGTTATATTGGGTTTTGACGATATAAGCGGCTACCAGAGTCCCGCGTTTCGCAAGGCGAATCCTTATTTTGGGGCGCTCATCGGGCGCTACGGCAACCGCATTGCCCAGGGAAGATTCACGATTGACGGCCACGCGTACCAGGTGAGCGTAAACGACGGCCCCAACTCGCTGCACGGCGGCAAGGTCGGCTTCAACCAAAAAATATGGCAGGGCGAGGCCGGCACCTCGGCCGATGGCCAGACCGTTACGCTCCATTACCTGAGCCAGGATGGTGAGGAAGGCTACCCCGGCAACCTGCGGGTGTCGGTAGTGTACACCCTCACTGCCGACAACGCCCTGCGCATTGCCTACACCGCCACTACCGATAAGGCAACGCCCGTCAACCTCACCAACCATACGTATTTTAACCTGGCCCTGGGCCAAAGCAAGGACGTGCTGGCGCACCAAATGATTATTCCGGCCGACCGCTACACGGTGGTGGATGCCACGCTGATACCCACCGGCGAGCTGCGCCCGGTAAAAGGCACGCCCTTCGATTTTACGACGCCCCACGCCATTGGCGAGCGCCTGGCGCAGGTGCCCGGCGGCTACGACCACAACTGGGTGCTGAACAAGGCTAGCGGCCGCCATAGTGCCGCCACGGTGTACGAGCCCACCACCGGCCGCACCCTGGAGGTAACTACCGACGAGCCCGGTGTGCAGTTTTACACCGGCAATTTTCTCGATGGCTCCCTGACGGGCAAGGGGGGGATAGTGTACGGCAAGCACGCCGGCTTTTGCCTCGAAACCCAGCATTTCCCCGATTCGCCCAACCAGCCGAATTTTCCGAACACCGTGCTGAAGCCTGGCGAAACGTACCATACTGCCACCACCTACACATTTGGAGTGCGGAAGTAA
- the araA gene encoding L-arabinose isomerase, with translation MIDISHYEAWFITGSQHLYGPETLAQVAQHSQEIAAELGTKLPINIVYKPVLTGPQEIYNLMQEANTTEKCVGLIAWMHTFSPAKMWINGLKILQKPLAHLHTQFNRDIPWAAIDMDFMNTNQSAHGDREFGFIGTRMRLSRKVIVGHWQSADVHERLSIWSRVACAWADWQGAKFVRFGDNMRYVAVTEGDKVEAEIKFGYEVNTYGIGDLVAEVNAVTDAQVDELLEVYEKEYELAEALRAGGAQRASLRDAARIELGLRKFLADRQAKGFTDTFEDLHGLKQLPGIATQRLMAEGYGFGAEGDWKTAALVRAMKVMGAGLPGGNSFMEDYIYHLEPGNEQVLGSHMLEICPSIAAGPVRAEVHPLGIGGKHDPVRLVFNCPAGPALNATIIDLGNRFRLIVNEVEAVQPEHDLPRLPVARVLWKVKPDLATGAAAWILAGGAHHTGYSQNLTAEYLEDFAEMAGIEFVIIDADTRLRTFKNELRYNEVAFRS, from the coding sequence ATGATTGACATTTCGCACTACGAAGCCTGGTTCATCACCGGGAGCCAGCACCTGTACGGTCCCGAAACGCTGGCGCAAGTAGCTCAGCATTCCCAGGAAATTGCCGCCGAATTGGGCACCAAACTGCCCATCAACATCGTGTACAAGCCGGTACTCACCGGTCCGCAGGAGATTTATAACCTCATGCAGGAGGCTAACACCACGGAAAAGTGCGTAGGCCTTATTGCCTGGATGCACACCTTCTCGCCGGCCAAGATGTGGATTAACGGCCTGAAAATCCTGCAAAAGCCGCTGGCCCACCTGCATACGCAGTTCAACCGCGATATTCCGTGGGCTGCTATCGACATGGACTTTATGAATACCAACCAGTCGGCGCACGGCGACCGCGAGTTTGGGTTCATCGGCACGCGTATGCGCCTGAGCCGCAAGGTAATAGTAGGCCACTGGCAGAGTGCCGACGTGCACGAGCGCCTCAGCATCTGGAGCCGGGTGGCCTGCGCCTGGGCCGACTGGCAGGGCGCGAAGTTCGTGCGCTTCGGCGACAACATGCGCTACGTAGCCGTAACGGAAGGCGACAAAGTCGAGGCCGAAATCAAGTTTGGCTACGAGGTGAATACTTACGGCATCGGCGACCTGGTGGCCGAGGTAAACGCCGTGACCGACGCGCAGGTGGACGAGCTGCTCGAAGTATATGAAAAAGAATATGAGCTGGCCGAAGCGCTAAGAGCCGGCGGGGCGCAGCGCGCGAGTCTGCGCGACGCCGCTCGCATCGAGCTGGGCCTGCGCAAGTTCCTGGCCGACCGCCAGGCCAAGGGCTTTACCGATACGTTCGAGGACTTGCACGGCCTGAAGCAGCTGCCCGGCATTGCCACCCAGCGCCTGATGGCCGAGGGCTACGGCTTCGGCGCCGAGGGCGACTGGAAAACGGCAGCGCTGGTGCGGGCCATGAAGGTAATGGGGGCCGGTTTGCCCGGCGGCAACTCGTTTATGGAGGATTATATCTATCATCTGGAGCCCGGCAACGAGCAGGTACTTGGCTCGCATATGCTCGAAATCTGCCCCAGCATTGCCGCCGGCCCGGTGCGCGCCGAGGTGCATCCGCTGGGCATCGGCGGCAAGCACGACCCCGTGCGCCTGGTGTTCAACTGCCCGGCCGGCCCGGCCCTGAACGCGACGATTATCGACCTGGGCAACCGCTTTCGCTTGATTGTGAATGAAGTAGAGGCTGTGCAGCCGGAACATGACTTACCCAGGCTGCCCGTAGCCCGCGTACTCTGGAAGGTAAAGCCCGACCTGGCTACCGGCGCGGCGGCCTGGATACTGGCGGGCGGCGCCCATCACACCGGCTATAGCCAGAACCTGACCGCCGAATATCTCGAAGACTTTGCCGAGATGGCCGGCATCGAGTTCGTCATTATCGACGCGGATACCAGGTTGCGGACGTTCAAGAACGAGCTGCGCTATAATGAGGTAGCTTTTAGAAGCTAG
- a CDS encoding ribulokinase, producing MPVPTALPAYVIGLDYGTDSVRALLVDARTGAEMAQAVYYYPRWKQGQYCNPAKNQFRQHPLDHLEGLEATVREVAAQVPAEQILGLAIDTTGSTPGPVNAQGQLLGMLPEFADNPNALFNLWKDHTALAEAAEINHKARTWGGEDYTKYEGGIYSSEWFWAKIMHVVREDAAVAQAAHSWMEHCDWLTLTLTGQPLAGFRRSRCAAGHKAMWHASWGGLPSEEFLTYLDPRLAGLRGRLFTETYTADKVAGQLSADWAQRLGLTTDTVVAVGTFDAHAGAVAGEITPYSMVKVMGTSTCDIVVAPIAEVGAHLVAGICGQVDGSVIPGMLGLEAGQSAFGDLLAWFRQLLEWPLQAGLRQSKVLSAGQLADFRQELSDNLLRQLTEAAAEVDPADSHVLALDWVNGRRTPDANQALKGAIMNLTMGTAAPQIFRALVEAICYGSKQIVERFESEGIPIKQVIGIGGVAKKSAFVMQTLTDVLDRPIRIAVSEQAPALGAAMYAAVAAGLYPDVLSAQQALGSGFAETYGPNPARVADYAARYAQYQALGRFVECAAGEAAPA from the coding sequence GTGCCAGTACCAACTGCCTTGCCGGCCTACGTCATTGGCCTCGATTACGGCACCGACTCGGTGCGGGCGCTGCTGGTTGATGCCCGTACGGGGGCCGAAATGGCGCAAGCAGTTTACTACTACCCGCGTTGGAAGCAGGGCCAGTACTGCAACCCGGCCAAAAACCAGTTTCGCCAGCACCCGCTCGACCACCTCGAAGGCCTCGAAGCCACCGTGCGCGAAGTAGCCGCCCAGGTGCCCGCCGAGCAGATACTAGGGCTCGCCATCGACACCACCGGCTCGACGCCCGGCCCCGTAAACGCGCAGGGCCAGCTGCTGGGTATGTTGCCCGAGTTCGCCGACAATCCCAACGCGCTTTTTAACCTCTGGAAAGACCATACGGCCCTGGCCGAAGCCGCCGAAATCAACCACAAAGCCCGCACCTGGGGCGGCGAGGACTATACTAAATATGAAGGCGGCATCTATTCCTCGGAGTGGTTTTGGGCGAAAATTATGCACGTGGTGCGCGAAGACGCCGCCGTGGCCCAGGCTGCCCATTCCTGGATGGAGCACTGCGACTGGCTGACGCTGACGCTCACCGGCCAGCCGCTGGCCGGTTTCCGGCGCAGCCGCTGCGCCGCGGGCCACAAGGCTATGTGGCACGCGAGCTGGGGCGGTCTGCCGTCGGAAGAGTTTCTGACTTACCTCGACCCCCGGCTGGCCGGCTTACGCGGGCGGTTATTTACGGAAACGTACACCGCCGATAAGGTAGCCGGCCAGCTTTCGGCCGACTGGGCCCAGCGACTGGGCCTGACGACCGACACGGTCGTTGCCGTGGGCACGTTTGATGCCCACGCCGGGGCCGTGGCGGGGGAGATAACGCCTTACTCTATGGTGAAGGTGATGGGCACCAGCACCTGCGACATCGTGGTAGCGCCGATTGCCGAAGTGGGCGCCCACCTGGTGGCCGGCATTTGCGGGCAAGTCGATGGCTCGGTTATTCCCGGTATGCTGGGGCTGGAAGCCGGGCAGTCGGCCTTTGGCGACCTGCTGGCCTGGTTTCGGCAGCTACTCGAATGGCCCTTGCAGGCCGGGCTGAGGCAGTCGAAGGTGCTGAGCGCCGGGCAGCTGGCCGATTTTCGCCAGGAGCTGAGCGACAACCTGCTGCGCCAGCTCACCGAAGCAGCGGCTGAAGTAGACCCGGCCGACAGCCACGTGCTGGCCCTTGACTGGGTGAACGGCCGCCGCACGCCCGATGCCAACCAGGCCTTGAAAGGGGCCATTATGAACCTGACAATGGGCACCGCGGCCCCGCAGATTTTTCGGGCGCTGGTCGAGGCCATCTGCTACGGCTCGAAGCAGATTGTGGAGCGCTTCGAAAGCGAAGGCATCCCGATTAAACAGGTGATTGGCATTGGGGGCGTGGCCAAAAAATCGGCCTTCGTGATGCAGACGCTGACCGATGTGCTTGACCGGCCCATCCGGATTGCCGTGTCGGAGCAGGCTCCGGCGCTGGGCGCGGCCATGTACGCGGCTGTGGCAGCCGGCCTCTACCCCGATGTGCTGAGCGCGCAGCAAGCCCTGGGCAGCGGCTTTGCCGAAACCTACGGTCCCAACCCCGCCCGCGTGGCCGACTACGCCGCCCGCTACGCCCAGTACCAGGCTCTGGGCAGGTTTGTGGAATGCGCTGCAGGTGAAGCTGCCCCAGCCTGA